Proteins encoded in a region of the Thermocaproicibacter melissae genome:
- a CDS encoding response regulator: MDKKIMLVDDAAFMRMMIKDTLSKNGYTNIIEANNGQVAVNTYAAEHPDLVIMDITMPVMDGLEALKQIKSVDPSANIIMCSAMGQEAMVVDALKHGAKDFIVKPFKADRIMKTVRSILG; encoded by the coding sequence ATGGATAAGAAAATAATGCTCGTAGACGATGCTGCCTTTATGAGAATGATGATTAAGGACACCCTGTCCAAAAACGGATATACGAATATCATTGAAGCAAATAACGGGCAAGTAGCTGTTAATACATACGCTGCCGAACATCCGGACCTTGTAATTATGGATATTACCATGCCGGTAATGGACGGATTGGAAGCCTTGAAGCAAATTAAAAGTGTAGATCCGTCTGCCAACATCATTATGTGCTCTGCCATGGGACAGGAAGCAATGGTTGTCGATGCTCTGAAACATGGTGCAAAAGATTTCATTGTAAAACCGTTCAAGGCAGACCGCATTATGAAAACCGTTAGAAGCATTTTAGGTTAA